CACAATTGCCGCCTTCAACCAACGGGCCTTGCGGGTGTGGCACCGGTTGGGGTTTCAGCCGATGGATAGGTTTGTGACCACTGGCGCGGATGAGCTGTTTGTGATCAGGGTGTTTGATGGCGGTCGGTAGTGCATACTTTTTGCGATCGCATCTCTGAATATCCTCAGGGGCGGCCCGCTTCAGGTGCAGCAGGATGAGGATCCTCGGGGGGCTGGGAAGCCTGGCTCCCCAATCGCTTGGTGAGAATTCGCATAATATCCCTGGCGTTAGGAGCTGGCAGCGGTCGAGACCATTCAGACACTTGGGCAAATCCCAGGCGATGCTGAGTCAACACATAGTTGTTCACGACCTCCAGAGACCCCACGGCAATGACCCGCAGCACTTGGCCACGGTCTGTCGGGGCTAAGGATAGGGGCGGATGGTTAGATGACACAGAACTCCTCCAACAATGGTGACACATTAACCAGAGGTCAGTCCCGATGACCGACCAATCTATATTGACCGTTGAGCGGACATGAGTCAAGTAAGTCAGGGAGGAGTCGTTGGGTCTTCAAACTTGGCTTGCTGGGCAATCAGCTTCAAGAACTTGGCCGTGCTGCGATCAGGATCATAGACACCGTTTTCCCATTCGCTGATGGTTTGGCGACGTACGCCCAGCTCCTTGGCAAACTGGGTTTGGGTCAACTCCATGTGCTTACGCAGGGCCTTGATAGCACCCCGTCGCCAGACGATATCACCATCTCTGCGTTGGATGGTGTAGTGGGCTTGAAAAGTATGAAACTGCACTACCTCTTGGGCGAGATCGACCGCGACGACGTGATAGCCAGCCTTAACCCAGGCCCCAGCCTGTAGGGCACTGGCACTATCGCGGTTACTCCACCAGTTTTTGCGCTGCCGCGCCGAGGCTGGCAGGGACTTGCCTATCAGCGCTTCAATCTCAGCAAATGTCAGCGTTGTCTCATCCTGGTCGCAGCGCTGCAGATACTCGAAGAGAGGATAGTATTTGCTACCGGGTTTCATCGGCTCCCTGACCCGCGCAACCTGTACTCTCTCTCAGTCTAGACCTGAGCACTTGTTAGGGAAATGTGGCTCACTCAGGTTGAGAGGATATTTGGAAAGTACCCTGCAACAATAGCGGGCAAAGGCAGATTGCTTAGAGCCTCGTTGGCGCGCTTTAGCTACCTGCAGCTCTTCTACATTTTCATCGGGAAGCCCGGGCCAGTAGTAGCGATCCCACGGCAATCCCCAGCAAGACCGGTAACCATGCTGACATCCAGGGAGATAGCACTCCCACCTCTCCCATGGCATTGGCAATAAAGGCAAACAGATAATAGCCAAAAATAATCACTACACTGATGCCAAAACTGGTGGCCCGGCTGGTGCGTTGGGGCAAGACCCCAATGGAAGCTCCCACTAACCCAAACACCAAACAGACAAACGGCAGCGCATACTTCTGCTGAATCCGCACTTGCCACACCCGAATTTCTCGGGCATCCCCACTCTGGCGAATCATCTCTAACTGGCGACGAGCTTCGGCAATATTCATCTCATCATCTGCCTTGGTACGACTGGCCAAGTCCAGAGGTGTGCGCGGCAGTTGCAGCTCTTGATGATCGAATTTCACAATGTGGCTGAAAGAGCCATCTGGCGACACTGCATAAATGGTGCCATTGAAAAAATCCCACGTGTTGTTACCCACGTTCCAGCTAGCCGATTCGGCACTGACGATCTGGTCTAGACCATCCTGGGAAAAGTCCAGAATTGTCAACCCCTGCATCCTTTCGCCGTCAAACTGGCGGGCATAAAATAGGCGGTTGAGATGGCGACTGCCTCCCGCCTGAAATTCCTGGTAAAGAATGTCGCTCTCTTGAAAAGGCGGCCGCTCGGCATTGAGGGCCTGTTCCAGGGTGATGGCGGCTCGATAATTGGCAGCTGGTGTAATCAGTTCATTGAAGGCAAAGGTGAGACCGGTAATCATCAAGCTGAGGACAATGGCCGGCGCTACCAACCGCCGCACGCTTACTCCGCAGGCCCGCAGTGCCACCAATTCACTGTCGCTGGACAGACGGCTGTAGGTCATCATCGTGGCCAACAGGGTCGCCATGGGGAAAGACAAGACGATAAACTCTGGCAGCTTCAGCAGTAGGATTTCCAAGGCCAGGTAAATCGACAGCCCGGCTTCAGTCACCTTGCGAATCAGATCGAATAGGGCCCCTACCGACACGCCAATGGAGGAAAAGGCCCCGACCCCAAACAAGAACGGTAAGGCCAACTCTTGGCTGATGTAGCGATCCATAATCGGGATGGTGGGAAACCATCGCCGTTTCAGGGAGGGAGATTGGGAAATCGTCTCGGGCGAACTTGTTGCCATGGCACCTTTCAGCCGTCACTCCAGGGTTACAGCTTAAAGCTTTCCCCTAGATAGTGTTGTCGAACCAGAGGATTGCGATAGAGATCACGAGCACTGCCGGAGGCGAGAATGCGACCATCGTTCATAATGTAGGCCCGGTCGATGATCTGCAGGGTTTCACGCACATTGTGGTCGGTCACTAAGATGCCGATGTTGCGATCGCGCAGTTGCCCCACCAGTGTCTGAATATCGGCCACGGCAATGGGATCCACCCCAGCAAAGGGTTCATCGAGCAAGAGAAACCGCGGTCCATCCACCCCCGCTGCCAGAGCCCTAGCCAACTCGGTCCGGCGTCGTTCCCCACCAGACACCTGAATGCCCAGGGTGTGGGCGACCGTTTCCAAGCGAAACTCCTTCAGTAAGGACTGTAATCGCGGCAGATGCTCGTCAATAGGCACCTTGGTCTGCTGCATCACCAGCAGTAAATTATCCTGAATACTGAGATGGCGGAAAATACTGGCTTCCTGAGCCAAATAGCCGATCCCTAAGCGGGCCCGCTGATGCATGGATAAATCGCTGATATCGATATCGTCCAGGCAGATGCGGCCACTATCCGGCTGTTCCAGCCCCGTTGCCATATAAAATGTCGTGGTCTTACCGGCACCATTTGGCCCCAGTAAGCCAACGATCTCTCCTTGGGCTACCGATAGGCTCACCCGATTGACAACCGTCCGCTTACCGTAAGTCTTTTTGACGTCGTGGAGAACAATCTTCAAGGAGATCTTCGAGGTAAGAAAAAGCCTGCAGGCCATTCTAGCAGAGGGGTGTCTATTGCCCCTATTAAGGAGCCGACGGGTTTAGCTCGGCCTCATCTCCGGCATCAATGGGGCTTAAATTTAATGAGGGCGGTGGTGGGGCAGCGGTATTGGCGCGGCTGTCTTGAGTGCCCCCCTCTGCTTGAGAGGGATTGTCTTGCAGAATATAGACCGATTCGACTTGCTCCTGGGGCTGAGGCAGGGCCACAAATCGCCCTTCATCGATCAGATACGTCACCGTTTCTGCCCGTAGCCGATTGCCTTCCTGCAACACGACCACATCCCCACTCAAGACAATGCGCCGCTCTTCACTGAAATAACGGGCTTGGGCAGAGGTGGCATAAATCTGACGGGCAGGATAGTCAATTTGCACATTCCCCCGAGCCGTAATCACGCCAGTGATAGCATTGGCCTCTTGCACATCGGAGCGAAGGGTAATGGCATTGCCACCTGATTGAGCCCGGGCCATCGGCATCGCCGAACTCAACAGGGGCAATGTCAGCATCGCCATGAATAGATATTGGCACCAACGGGATATGGTCACCATAGGGATCTACTTGGGAGAAAGCAGCAGAGTTCTATGGTCGCACAGACTTATGCCCACTGACGATAGCCTTCTGTGAAGGTTTCACCTGCTTCTGGCAAATTAAGGGACTTGACGGATGTGTAGGGCCGGTAAGGGAGCCTCTAAGCCAGCCAGTGAGATATCGTCCTGCGATTGACTGGCTGTAGCCAGTACAGCAACATTGGCCTGGCCCAACTGCTGTAAGGCCATTAACCAGGATTCAGTCCGGTGCAGCAAATCATCCACATCGATGCCGCCATAGCTCGGACAATAGGAGCGGAGTCGATGGCGACCTTCCCCCAGCAGGGTGGCGGCTCCCTGCCAGTTCCGATTCCCCAAGTGATACAGCCCTACGGCTAGCTGCAAAATACCCTGATAGAATTGCCGCTCAGCTGGCTCAGCCACCATCCATAGCGCCTCAAGGGTATCGTGGCAGGCATAATAATCCCCTTGATTGAATTGACTCACGCCCTGCCAAAAGGAATCCGGCAGCGAAATTGGTCGGTCTCTGGGTGGGATCTATCCATTTAGTCAACTGTCCAGCGGATTGCATCCATCCTAAAACAGAGGTGGTATCCTCCACTGAGAGGTGTGAGGAGAGGTTATTGCCATGGTTCGTCTATCTGCTCAATCGGCAAAGTCCCCTGCCGTAGCATCCGGTGCTGAGACATCGGGGGAGCCATCGACAGGGCTAGCCGACAGTTATCCCAATCCCTTTGTCCGGCCTTTGATCGGGCTGCCCCAATCCCCCCTATTCGGCACAGACGGCATTCGGGGGCAGGTGGGGGAGTTACTGACGGCACCATTAGCGCTACACATTGGTTATTGGGCCGGACAGATCCTCTGTCGACGTCAGGCTGCTGCTGGTCCGGTGCTGGTGGGGCAAGATTCCCGGCACTCCAGCCATATGCTGGCGTCTGCCCTCGCGGCTGGCCTGACCGCAGCCGGTATGGAAGTCTGGCACCTGGGACTCTGTCCTACGGCTACCATTGCCTATCTCACTGGTGCCGTGCAGGCGGCTGGTGGCATCATGATCTCTGCCAGCCATAATCCTCCGGAAGACAACGGCATCAAGTTTTTTGGCCCCGACGGTACTAAATTGGCGGCAACAGTACAAGCCGAGATTGAACAGGCCCTGAGATCTGGTCAGATGTCGGCTGGTCATGTGCAGGCGGCCCCACTTCGGTGGGGGCAATGCTATTACCGCCCAGAGTTGATCGAGCAGTATGTTGACTTCCTGCGGGAGCCGCTGCGTTCTACCGTTGATCTGCAGGGGCTTCGCATTGTCCTCGATATGGCCTGGGGGGCAGCTAGCGGTTTGGCAGAACAGGTGTTTCAAAGCACCGGGGCCGAGGTGATTGGCCTGCATGGCTTACCCGATGGCGATCGCATCAACGTGCAGTGTGGCTCGACCCATTTGGCGCCTCTGCAAGCCGCTGTGCGAGCCCATGGGGCTGATTTGGGGTTTGCCTTCGACGGCGATGCCGATCGGGTTTTGGCCGTAGATGCCGAGGGGAGAGTCGTCGATGGCGATTACATCCTCTACTTCTGGGGACAACATCTGCAGTGCCTGGGACAGCTGCCGGCAAACACCATCGTATCGACGGTGATGGCTAACCTCGGGTTTGAGCGAGCCTGGGCGGAGTTAGGGGGGACCTTGATTCGCACCCAGGTAGGCGACCAACATGTCCATGCGGAAATGGTCAATCGGGGAGCTAAGTTGGGCGGGGAACAGTCGGGGCATATTCTCTGCCATCACTACAGTATGACCGGGGATGGCATTCTCACTGCCCTGCACCTAGCGGCTTTAGTACAGGCTTTAGATGGCTGCCTGGCGGCCCTAGTCGATGCCAGCTTTCACCCCTATCCCCAGCGTTTAAGGAATGTGCGGGTCACAGATCGGCAACACCGGCTGCATTGGCATGACTGTGATCCTGTCCAGCAAAGCATCGCTGCGGCCACGGCCGCCATGGGCGACTATGGCCGGGTGCTGGTGCGGCCATCGGGTACTGAGCCGGTGATTCGAGTCATGGTGGAGGCCATTGATGAGGATTGGGTGAGCTACTGGAGTGACCACATCGCTGAGGTTGTGCATGGCCATTTGGCCTAGGGATGATGGGGGCTTAACAGCCAGTCGCCAGTCGCCGGTTCCTGCTTTAGCCCCTAGTTGCCGGGGGTTAGACCAGTGAGTGCCGACGAGATAGTCCCCAGCGATTCATGAAACCTTTACATGGAGTTCCAAAATAACACTCGACTTTGGCTCATTTCGTCAGGGTTTTTAGCTAGGCTACTGTATAACTCAAGTAGGAAGTCAGGAGACGGTAGGGACTACCGTGCGATCGCATCTGCCGTGTGGTCAAGATCAAGGCCCATTTTCGATAAGACGGTAGTATTGTCATCATGGGATATCGAAACAGTGGATATCGAAGCAGTGAGGTCAACTGGAGCTACTGGAAGACCCTAGCCTGGGGGGGAGTTGCTACGACCTGGACCATGCTGGGACTGTCGGCCATGGGCTTTACCAATCGCCCAGCGGGCACCCCAGCCCCGGCAAGGGCCAACGATAGCGACCCCGATCTGACTGCCGACCTCTCATCAGAGAGCGTTGACTCAGCTGACTCACTGGGTGCCAGCCGTCCAGTATCATCGCCCCAAGCCGTTTCATCCCTACCATCGGTGTCGATGCCAGCCGTTGACTACAGTCGGCCATCGACGCCATCGTCATCGCCATCTCCCTCTAATTCTCCATCCTCCAGGCAACCTCAGGCATCCCAGCCAGCGGCCGCTCCCTCCCTTCCGGCTCCCTCCTCCCAGACCATCGTGGTCAATCCCGTCGCATC
This portion of the Halomicronema hongdechloris C2206 genome encodes:
- a CDS encoding helix-turn-helix transcriptional regulator, with translation MKPGSKYYPLFEYLQRCDQDETTLTFAEIEALIGKSLPASARQRKNWWSNRDSASALQAGAWVKAGYHVVAVDLAQEVVQFHTFQAHYTIQRRDGDIVWRRGAIKALRKHMELTQTQFAKELGVRRQTISEWENGVYDPDRSTAKFLKLIAQQAKFEDPTTPP
- a CDS encoding LptF/LptG family permease, which translates into the protein MATSSPETISQSPSLKRRWFPTIPIMDRYISQELALPFLFGVGAFSSIGVSVGALFDLIRKVTEAGLSIYLALEILLLKLPEFIVLSFPMATLLATMMTYSRLSSDSELVALRACGVSVRRLVAPAIVLSLMITGLTFAFNELITPAANYRAAITLEQALNAERPPFQESDILYQEFQAGGSRHLNRLFYARQFDGERMQGLTILDFSQDGLDQIVSAESASWNVGNNTWDFFNGTIYAVSPDGSFSHIVKFDHQELQLPRTPLDLASRTKADDEMNIAEARRQLEMIRQSGDAREIRVWQVRIQQKYALPFVCLVFGLVGASIGVLPQRTSRATSFGISVVIIFGYYLFAFIANAMGEVGVLSPWMSAWLPVLLGIAVGSLLLARASR
- the lptB gene encoding LPS export ABC transporter ATP-binding protein, with the protein product MKIVLHDVKKTYGKRTVVNRVSLSVAQGEIVGLLGPNGAGKTTTFYMATGLEQPDSGRICLDDIDISDLSMHQRARLGIGYLAQEASIFRHLSIQDNLLLVMQQTKVPIDEHLPRLQSLLKEFRLETVAHTLGIQVSGGERRRTELARALAAGVDGPRFLLLDEPFAGVDPIAVADIQTLVGQLRDRNIGILVTDHNVRETLQIIDRAYIMNDGRILASGSARDLYRNPLVRQHYLGESFKL
- a CDS encoding LptA/OstA family protein — its product is MVTISRWCQYLFMAMLTLPLLSSAMPMARAQSGGNAITLRSDVQEANAITGVITARGNVQIDYPARQIYATSAQARYFSEERRIVLSGDVVVLQEGNRLRAETVTYLIDEGRFVALPQPQEQVESVYILQDNPSQAEGGTQDSRANTAAPPPPSLNLSPIDAGDEAELNPSAP
- a CDS encoding DUF309 domain-containing protein, which produces MSQFNQGDYYACHDTLEALWMVAEPAERQFYQGILQLAVGLYHLGNRNWQGAATLLGEGRHRLRSYCPSYGGIDVDDLLHRTESWLMALQQLGQANVAVLATASQSQDDISLAGLEAPLPALHIRQVP
- the glmM gene encoding phosphoglucosamine mutase; this translates as MVRLSAQSAKSPAVASGAETSGEPSTGLADSYPNPFVRPLIGLPQSPLFGTDGIRGQVGELLTAPLALHIGYWAGQILCRRQAAAGPVLVGQDSRHSSHMLASALAAGLTAAGMEVWHLGLCPTATIAYLTGAVQAAGGIMISASHNPPEDNGIKFFGPDGTKLAATVQAEIEQALRSGQMSAGHVQAAPLRWGQCYYRPELIEQYVDFLREPLRSTVDLQGLRIVLDMAWGAASGLAEQVFQSTGAEVIGLHGLPDGDRINVQCGSTHLAPLQAAVRAHGADLGFAFDGDADRVLAVDAEGRVVDGDYILYFWGQHLQCLGQLPANTIVSTVMANLGFERAWAELGGTLIRTQVGDQHVHAEMVNRGAKLGGEQSGHILCHHYSMTGDGILTALHLAALVQALDGCLAALVDASFHPYPQRLRNVRVTDRQHRLHWHDCDPVQQSIAAATAAMGDYGRVLVRPSGTEPVIRVMVEAIDEDWVSYWSDHIAEVVHGHLA